In Streptomyces sp. NBC_00878, a single window of DNA contains:
- a CDS encoding DUF4260 family protein — protein sequence MAKGRLQPRAVPSYNTAHRALVPLALMAPYAFGLVTWAPGFAALCGWLAHISYDRALGYGLRTKEGFQRD from the coding sequence ATGGCGAAGGGACGGCTCCAGCCGCGCGCGGTCCCGTCCTACAACACCGCCCACCGAGCCCTCGTCCCGCTTGCCCTCATGGCTCCCTACGCCTTCGGGCTCGTGACCTGGGCCCCGGGCTTCGCGGCCCTGTGCGGCTGGCTCGCCCACATCTCGTACGATCGCGCCCTCGGCTACGGGCTGCGGACGAAGGAGGGCTTCCAGCGTGACTGA
- a CDS encoding TetR/AcrR family transcriptional regulator, which translates to MSPRARSIVAAARALLEESGPAALTMRALAAHLGIKAPSLYKHFPDKSAVEVELIAQMLAESATALEEAEAHAPGSIPALAEAYRAYALEHPHLYCLATERPLPRASLPPGLEDRAAAPLVRACGGDMELARAAWAFAHGMVVLEIHGRFPDDADLTGAWKRGTRALLP; encoded by the coding sequence CTGTCGCCGCGGGCCCGTTCGATCGTCGCGGCGGCCCGTGCGCTTCTGGAGGAGTCCGGCCCCGCCGCGCTGACCATGCGTGCACTCGCCGCCCACCTGGGTATCAAGGCCCCGTCCCTCTACAAGCACTTCCCCGACAAGTCGGCCGTCGAGGTCGAGTTGATCGCGCAGATGCTCGCCGAGTCCGCCACGGCCCTGGAGGAGGCCGAGGCCCACGCCCCCGGCTCGATCCCGGCCCTCGCCGAGGCGTATCGCGCGTACGCCCTCGAACACCCCCACCTCTACTGCCTGGCCACCGAGCGCCCCCTGCCCCGCGCCTCCCTCCCGCCCGGCCTGGAGGACCGCGCCGCCGCGCCCCTCGTCCGGGCCTGCGGCGGCGACATGGAGCTGGCCCGGGCGGCCTGGGCGTTCGCCCACGGGATGGTGGTCCTGGAGATCCACGGCCGGTTTCCGGACGACGCCGACCTGACCGGGGCATGGAAGAGGGGCACGCGGGCGTTGCTCCCGTGA
- a CDS encoding AraC family transcriptional regulator: MAGPRRTGSVGRTGGREQAIWTRATLGRRGRPLDLLTARFDRHRFAPHAHDEYTIGVCVGGSEVIDYRGGRIEANPGSIVVLGPGETHTGGPATSDGYAYRALYAEISLLSEGTYDIPHFRDPVLDDPELAAALRLTHTELSACPDPLETESRIPWLLTALARRHSSARPVCDTIPGANRIAATVRARLTDELLSPPSLATLAADLDLSRYQLLRAFRTSTGMPPYAWLAQHRVNRARCLLEKGHRPAETAALVGFADQAHLTRWFRRVLGVTPAAYRNSVQDTRR; the protein is encoded by the coding sequence ATAGCCGGGCCAAGAAGGACCGGTTCCGTCGGCCGGACGGGTGGGCGCGAGCAGGCGATCTGGACCAGGGCGACCCTCGGCCGCCGTGGCCGTCCGCTCGACCTCCTGACCGCCCGCTTCGACCGCCACCGCTTCGCGCCGCACGCCCACGACGAGTACACCATCGGCGTCTGCGTCGGCGGCTCCGAGGTCATCGACTACCGCGGCGGCCGGATCGAGGCGAACCCCGGCTCGATCGTCGTACTCGGCCCGGGGGAGACGCACACAGGCGGCCCGGCCACGTCCGACGGCTACGCCTACCGCGCCCTGTACGCCGAGATCTCCTTGCTCTCCGAAGGCACGTACGACATCCCGCACTTCCGCGACCCCGTCCTCGACGACCCCGAACTGGCCGCGGCCCTACGCCTCACCCACACCGAACTGAGCGCCTGCCCCGACCCGTTGGAGACGGAATCCCGCATACCGTGGCTGCTCACGGCCCTGGCCCGCCGCCACTCCTCGGCCCGCCCGGTGTGCGACACGATCCCGGGCGCGAACCGCATAGCCGCAACGGTCCGAGCCCGCCTGACGGACGAACTCCTCTCCCCACCCTCCCTCGCGACTCTGGCCGCAGACCTGGACCTGTCCCGCTACCAGCTCCTCCGAGCCTTCCGTACGAGCACGGGGATGCCGCCGTACGCCTGGCTGGCCCAGCACCGCGTGAACCGGGCTCGCTGCCTCCTGGAGAAGGGCCACCGCCCCGCCGAGACGGCCGCACTGGTCGGCTTCGCGGACCAGGCGCACCTGACGCGCTGGTTCCGGCGGGTACTGGGCGTGACTCCGGCGGCGTACCGCAACAGCGTTCAAGACACCCGCCGCTGA
- a CDS encoding DUF2075 domain-containing protein, translating to MLFRASAKTVAVMALDGSLFLHLTEQFVHMHGYRPGASEMRSWERSIPLLTAALNDAGLGDVEVMLEYALPLNSKRADVVLAGLHPVTQEPSYVVVELKQWSQAAPHEDDPSLCLVDAYAHPVLNPIEQVRRYCDYLVNFNGAVAEHGERIHGVAFLHNATEFGVTGLREIERDGQGRLFTGERRGAFLDHLRSRLSDKHPGARAADELLAGATVPSKQLMSVAAQEVRERQQFVLLDEQQVAYRMVLNAVERAKRADHKEVVIVTGGPGTGKSVIALQLLGELYRRGVAAVHATGSQSFTKTMRKVAGSRKREVQDLFKYFNSFMTTEKNSLGALICDEAHRIRETSANRYTRAALRTGRAQIDELIDVAHVPVFFLDEHQVVRPGEMGTVDEIREAAARRGIDCHVVPLDSQFRCGGSDAYLRWVVRLLGLEPGGPVVWEPDDRMQLLVADSPEELEAFLDARRAEKYGARMSAGYCWRWSPEPKPGDPLPPDVVIGGWARPWNLRGDRSVSGAPPSALWATDPAGFGQIGCVYTAQGFEYDWSGVIVGPDLVWRGDRWVTDRTASKDPVFKKSTPDTDVDRLIRNTYKVLLTRGMVGTIVYSTDPETREKLRELVSGRPEPRPAAIEEPLLRR from the coding sequence TTGCTGTTCCGCGCGTCCGCGAAAACGGTCGCCGTCATGGCACTCGACGGTTCGCTGTTCCTGCACCTCACCGAGCAGTTCGTCCACATGCACGGCTATCGGCCCGGAGCCTCGGAGATGCGTTCCTGGGAGCGCAGCATCCCGCTTCTGACCGCCGCGCTCAACGACGCCGGCCTGGGCGACGTCGAGGTCATGCTGGAGTACGCGCTACCACTGAACAGCAAGCGTGCCGATGTCGTCCTCGCCGGCTTGCACCCGGTCACGCAGGAGCCGTCCTACGTTGTGGTGGAGCTGAAGCAGTGGAGCCAGGCGGCTCCGCACGAGGACGACCCCAGCCTGTGCCTTGTCGACGCCTACGCGCACCCCGTGCTCAACCCGATCGAGCAGGTGCGGCGGTACTGCGACTACCTGGTCAACTTCAACGGCGCGGTGGCCGAGCACGGCGAGCGGATCCACGGAGTGGCCTTCCTGCACAACGCCACCGAGTTCGGGGTGACGGGGCTGCGGGAGATCGAGCGCGACGGGCAGGGACGGCTCTTCACGGGGGAGCGTCGCGGTGCGTTCCTGGATCACCTCCGGTCGAGGCTGAGCGACAAGCACCCGGGTGCCCGTGCGGCGGACGAATTGCTCGCGGGCGCCACCGTGCCGTCGAAGCAGTTGATGTCCGTGGCAGCCCAGGAAGTGCGGGAGCGCCAGCAGTTCGTCCTCCTCGACGAGCAGCAGGTCGCCTACCGCATGGTGCTCAACGCGGTGGAGCGGGCGAAGCGCGCCGACCACAAGGAAGTCGTCATCGTCACCGGCGGCCCCGGTACCGGGAAGAGCGTGATCGCGCTCCAACTGCTCGGCGAGCTCTACCGGAGGGGCGTGGCCGCGGTCCACGCGACCGGCTCGCAGTCGTTTACCAAGACGATGCGCAAGGTGGCCGGCTCCCGGAAACGGGAAGTCCAGGATCTGTTCAAGTACTTCAACAGCTTCATGACCACGGAGAAGAACAGCCTGGGTGCTCTGATCTGCGACGAGGCGCACCGCATCCGGGAGACGTCCGCCAACCGCTACACCCGCGCGGCACTGCGGACCGGCAGGGCACAGATCGACGAACTCATCGACGTCGCCCACGTACCGGTCTTCTTCCTCGACGAGCACCAAGTGGTGCGTCCCGGTGAGATGGGCACCGTGGACGAAATCCGTGAGGCCGCGGCCAGACGGGGCATCGACTGCCATGTCGTCCCCCTGGACAGCCAGTTCCGCTGCGGAGGCAGCGACGCCTACCTGCGCTGGGTGGTCCGGCTCCTCGGCCTTGAGCCCGGCGGGCCGGTCGTGTGGGAGCCCGACGATCGCATGCAGTTGCTGGTCGCCGACAGTCCTGAAGAGCTTGAGGCGTTTCTCGATGCCCGCCGCGCCGAGAAGTACGGTGCCCGGATGTCCGCGGGCTACTGCTGGCGGTGGTCCCCCGAACCCAAGCCCGGCGATCCACTGCCTCCCGACGTCGTCATCGGGGGCTGGGCCCGGCCTTGGAACCTGCGCGGGGACCGGTCGGTCTCCGGCGCGCCCCCTTCCGCGCTGTGGGCCACCGACCCTGCGGGCTTCGGGCAGATCGGCTGCGTCTACACAGCCCAGGGATTCGAGTACGACTGGTCCGGCGTCATCGTCGGTCCGGACCTGGTCTGGCGTGGCGACCGCTGGGTCACCGACCGCACCGCGTCCAAGGACCCGGTGTTCAAGAAGTCCACACCGGACACCGATGTGGACCGTCTCATTCGGAACACGTACAAGGTGCTGCTGACGCGGGGGATGGTCGGCACGATCGTGTACTCGACCGATCCGGAGACCCGGGAGAAGCTGCGGGAACTGGTGTCCGGCCGACCGGAGCCACGGCCTGCCGCGATTGAGGAGCCCCTTCTGCGGCGGTGA
- a CDS encoding DUF2075 domain-containing protein — protein sequence MLLLKLAARDLLNLNSRRRMVPHLAARWKHFLSTDASLTERSAWAESLVHLAEDLVAADRGNVEMVVECAATLDEADRAGDSRLIDVVLVGHHPEENGLSVQLVELKRWSTVTRVERATAELVHVPGVGEKKHPALQLREYYEAFTGDRGPLHGLDYECGGFAYLHNATDASVLPLVGVDAPTGSYARVYTNDRRAQLLSDLRSSFAADGADSAAEILLRSMGLRNTPLLDAMIRSSGEDTVFTLRGRQKKVADQILDTAAKVLPDPRRPALLPDERRVVFLVTGGAGTGKSAIGLQLKAELEADGRTVKYASGSRAFNGALQEHVGFGDREFKETFTYFSNFVTPPDPPLDVLICDEAHRLRDRSTNRFWKPEDWGTKPQVDELLDASRLTVFFLDEGQSVRPQEVGTAALVEDAARRYDAHLVRSCLREQFRCGGSDAYIRWVRGALGVSDAEPELWTPDGLMHVEVVDSPEELERIIRSEAGAGASARMVAGYCWPWTKPLGKEKRLEPDVRIGAWHRPWNADSESFCENKTVPPSKIWSVHENGLGQIGCVYTAQGLEWDWCGVIMGEDMVRRGDRWEFRRGKERADKEAGVKRVAVPGSFDPKVKPKSVDDDEFARLVRHAYHVLMTRASRATVLYSTDEETRDYLKGLVGGVEIHGLRPTWENLPEQARQPHLPRPGRGRRRRRKRQKKDTPPGEMRLF from the coding sequence ATGCTCCTGCTGAAACTGGCAGCGCGGGATCTGCTGAACCTGAACTCGCGACGCCGGATGGTGCCCCATCTCGCCGCGAGGTGGAAGCACTTCCTCAGCACCGACGCTTCGTTGACCGAACGTTCCGCCTGGGCAGAGAGCCTGGTGCATCTTGCCGAAGATCTGGTCGCCGCCGACCGTGGGAACGTCGAGATGGTCGTCGAGTGTGCGGCCACACTCGACGAGGCCGACCGCGCCGGGGACTCGCGGCTCATAGACGTCGTCCTCGTGGGTCATCATCCCGAGGAGAACGGGCTGTCCGTCCAACTCGTCGAGCTGAAACGGTGGTCGACGGTGACCCGGGTGGAGCGAGCCACCGCGGAACTGGTGCATGTCCCCGGTGTGGGGGAGAAGAAGCATCCGGCGCTGCAACTGCGCGAGTACTACGAGGCGTTCACGGGTGACAGAGGTCCGCTGCACGGACTGGACTACGAGTGCGGCGGCTTCGCCTATCTGCACAACGCCACCGACGCCTCGGTGCTCCCGCTGGTCGGCGTGGACGCGCCGACCGGTTCCTACGCCCGTGTCTACACGAATGACCGCCGTGCCCAACTGCTGTCGGACCTGCGGAGCAGCTTCGCCGCCGACGGTGCCGACTCTGCGGCCGAGATTCTTTTGCGGAGCATGGGCCTGCGCAACACCCCGCTGCTCGACGCCATGATCCGCTCCAGCGGCGAGGACACGGTCTTCACCTTGCGCGGTCGTCAGAAGAAGGTCGCGGACCAGATCCTCGACACGGCCGCCAAGGTGCTTCCTGATCCCCGGCGGCCCGCGCTCCTCCCCGACGAGCGACGGGTGGTGTTCCTCGTCACGGGCGGTGCCGGCACGGGCAAGAGCGCCATCGGTCTCCAGCTCAAGGCTGAACTGGAGGCCGATGGCCGCACGGTCAAGTACGCGAGCGGTAGCAGGGCCTTCAACGGCGCGCTGCAGGAGCATGTCGGCTTCGGTGACCGGGAGTTCAAGGAGACCTTCACCTACTTCAGCAACTTCGTCACCCCGCCCGACCCGCCGCTGGACGTGCTGATCTGCGACGAGGCCCACCGCCTGCGCGACCGCTCCACCAACCGCTTCTGGAAACCCGAGGACTGGGGCACCAAGCCTCAGGTGGACGAGCTCCTCGACGCCTCCCGGTTGACGGTGTTCTTCCTCGACGAGGGTCAGTCCGTGCGCCCGCAGGAGGTCGGCACCGCCGCTCTCGTGGAGGACGCGGCACGGCGCTACGACGCCCACCTGGTCCGTAGCTGCCTGCGGGAACAGTTCCGGTGCGGCGGCAGCGACGCCTACATCCGCTGGGTGCGCGGCGCGCTGGGGGTGTCCGACGCGGAGCCGGAGCTGTGGACCCCGGACGGACTGATGCACGTCGAGGTCGTGGACAGCCCGGAGGAACTCGAGCGGATCATCCGTTCCGAGGCCGGGGCGGGAGCATCAGCGCGCATGGTCGCCGGATACTGCTGGCCCTGGACGAAACCCCTGGGCAAGGAGAAGCGACTTGAACCCGACGTCCGGATCGGTGCCTGGCACCGGCCGTGGAACGCGGACAGCGAATCCTTCTGCGAGAACAAGACCGTCCCGCCCTCCAAGATCTGGTCCGTACACGAGAACGGCCTCGGCCAGATCGGCTGTGTGTACACCGCGCAGGGCCTGGAGTGGGACTGGTGCGGCGTGATCATGGGCGAGGACATGGTGCGCCGAGGTGATCGCTGGGAGTTCCGTCGGGGCAAGGAGAGGGCGGACAAGGAGGCGGGCGTCAAGCGGGTAGCCGTTCCCGGGTCGTTCGATCCCAAGGTGAAGCCGAAGAGCGTGGACGATGACGAGTTCGCCCGCCTCGTCCGGCACGCCTACCACGTGCTGATGACCCGGGCGAGCCGGGCGACCGTGCTCTACTCCACGGACGAGGAGACCCGGGACTACCTGAAGGGGCTCGTCGGCGGCGTCGAGATCCACGGTCTGCGACCCACCTGGGAGAACCTGCCGGAGCAGGCGCGACAGCCACACCTGCCCCGTCCCGGCCGAGGTCGGCGCCGCCGCAGGAAGCGTCAGAAGAAGGACACTCCGCCCGGGGAGATGCGTCTTTTCTGA
- a CDS encoding DUF6408 family protein, producing the protein MNPVEYTLARRDRIRQILVDVTVGVITNLLVTVLTVVARLVF; encoded by the coding sequence ATGAACCCCGTTGAGTACACGCTTGCACGTCGTGACCGGATTCGTCAGATTCTGGTCGACGTCACGGTGGGAGTCATCACCAATCTGTTGGTGACGGTCCTTACCGTGGTAGCGCGCCTGGTCTTCTGA
- a CDS encoding GntR family transcriptional regulator: MASGREKAYAYLKDTVLTDPEMQGAFVSEQELADRIGVSRTPIREALLLLAAEDLVELVPKRGARVAPLTGREVRELMELRGLVERYAAERLVAAGRVPLEEMRSLLEQQRALTGAEETREFIAVDHRFHATLVSAVGNTLLDRHYDGLRSRQVRAGVVAVFNQQGRQKAVLDEHEAIVDALAAGDARAACAAIDHHLGSTLKVLLDG, from the coding sequence GTGGCGTCCGGTCGGGAGAAGGCCTACGCGTATCTCAAGGACACGGTGCTGACGGACCCCGAGATGCAGGGGGCCTTCGTGTCGGAGCAGGAGCTCGCCGATCGTATCGGTGTCTCTCGCACCCCCATCCGCGAGGCGCTGCTGCTGCTTGCCGCGGAGGACCTGGTCGAGCTCGTGCCCAAGCGCGGTGCCCGGGTGGCGCCGCTGACGGGGCGCGAGGTGCGGGAGTTGATGGAGCTGCGTGGCCTCGTCGAGCGGTACGCGGCCGAGCGGCTCGTCGCGGCCGGGCGGGTCCCCCTGGAAGAGATGCGCTCCCTGCTGGAACAGCAGCGCGCGCTCACCGGTGCCGAGGAGACCCGGGAGTTCATCGCCGTGGACCACCGGTTCCACGCAACCCTGGTTTCGGCCGTCGGCAACACCCTTCTGGACCGGCACTACGACGGCCTGCGCAGCCGCCAGGTCCGTGCCGGGGTGGTCGCCGTCTTCAACCAGCAGGGACGGCAGAAGGCGGTGCTCGACGAGCACGAGGCCATCGTGGACGCCCTCGCCGCCGGTGACGCGCGGGCCGCGTGCGCGGCCATCGACCACCACCTGGGGTCGACCCTCAAGGTTCTTCTCGACGGCTGA
- a CDS encoding cupin domain-containing protein, producing MSGPELEFHRPDGPWRAPAGAGPGIEECVLSEDPESGRRTALVRWAPGTDTSAAGVTRHDVWEEVYLVDGTLHDQTLDRTFRAGMYACRPPGMPHGPWNSPEGVTMLVITYA from the coding sequence TTGAGCGGACCCGAGCTGGAGTTCCACCGCCCCGACGGACCCTGGCGCGCCCCGGCCGGCGCCGGCCCAGGCATCGAGGAGTGCGTCCTGTCCGAGGACCCGGAAAGCGGCCGACGCACCGCGCTGGTCCGCTGGGCACCGGGCACCGACACGTCGGCTGCGGGCGTGACCAGGCACGACGTATGGGAGGAGGTGTACCTGGTCGACGGCACGCTGCACGACCAAACACTGGACCGCACCTTCAGGGCGGGCATGTACGCCTGTCGCCCTCCGGGCATGCCACACGGACCGTGGAATTCACCGGAGGGCGTGACGATGCTCGTGATCACGTACGCCTGA
- a CDS encoding carbon-nitrogen hydrolase family protein — MRIALSQLTTGPDPDKNLRLVEEWTRRAADAGARAVVFPEASMACFGTPLAPLAQPLDGPWADGVREIARATGTVVVAGMFTPADEGRVANTLLATGPGVEASYDKIHLYDAFGFRESETVAPGSRPAVIDVDGVRLGLATCYDVRFPELFRAHADAGAVGTLLAASWGAGPGKLDQWELLVRARALDATVWIAAVGQADPGTGPGPVPTGIGHSLVAGPDGTVRASLGAEPELLVTDLDVDEVDTVREKTSVLANRRPEVWR, encoded by the coding sequence GTGCGGATCGCCCTGAGCCAGCTCACCACCGGCCCCGACCCCGACAAGAACCTGCGCCTCGTCGAGGAGTGGACGCGCCGCGCCGCGGACGCCGGAGCCCGTGCCGTCGTCTTCCCGGAGGCGTCGATGGCCTGCTTCGGCACGCCGCTGGCCCCGCTCGCCCAGCCCCTCGACGGGCCGTGGGCCGACGGGGTCCGCGAGATCGCCCGGGCGACCGGCACGGTCGTCGTGGCCGGCATGTTCACCCCGGCCGACGAGGGTCGGGTGGCCAACACCCTGCTGGCCACCGGCCCCGGCGTCGAGGCGTCGTACGACAAGATCCACCTCTACGACGCCTTCGGCTTCCGCGAGTCCGAGACCGTCGCCCCCGGCTCCCGCCCCGCCGTGATCGACGTGGACGGCGTCCGCCTGGGCCTGGCCACCTGCTACGACGTCCGCTTCCCCGAACTGTTCCGCGCCCACGCCGACGCCGGAGCGGTGGGCACGCTCCTGGCGGCCTCCTGGGGAGCGGGCCCCGGCAAGCTCGACCAGTGGGAACTGCTGGTGCGGGCCCGAGCGCTGGACGCCACCGTCTGGATCGCCGCCGTCGGCCAGGCCGACCCCGGCACCGGCCCGGGCCCGGTGCCGACCGGCATAGGGCACAGCCTGGTGGCGGGCCCGGACGGAACGGTACGGGCCTCCCTCGGCGCCGAGCCGGAACTACTGGTGACGGACCTGGACGTCGACGAGGTCGACACGGTCCGCGAGAAGACATCCGTACTGGCGAACCGGCGGCCGGAGGTATGGCGTTGA
- a CDS encoding MFS transporter, which yields MHDTPKSDAGAPKSHVGAAASDAGAAEKRSGVRRAFVASLTGTALEWYDFAVYSAAAALVFGDLFFPSEDPLTGTLLAFSTYAVGYLSRPLGGFVFGRLGDVIGRKKVLIATLVLIGVATFLIGLLPAYGTIGVAAPIALVVLRFAQGVGVGGEWGGAVLLSSEFGDPRRRGFYASAAQVGPPAGNLLANGVLAALGALLTEAQFESWGWRVAFLLSGVLVAFGLWIRAKLEETPVFKAMEAEKSRPEAPIREVFTTQPRALTAAILCRVGPDVLYAMFTVFVLTYATQELDMSRGSALTAVLIGSSVQVFLMPLAGALSDRVNRRLLYGVSAIAAAVWPFVFFPMAAGGSWPLLATGVVVALVIHCCLYGPQAAFIAEQFSPRLRYTGSSLAYTLAGIIGGAIAPLLFTTLLSAYDSWVPLAVYIALAAAVSVVGVLLGRDPDAAVEEDAQLAAPKPGTPADAPLPH from the coding sequence ATGCACGACACCCCGAAGAGCGACGCCGGAGCCCCGAAGAGCCACGTCGGAGCCGCGGCGAGCGACGCCGGAGCCGCGGAGAAGCGCTCCGGCGTCCGCCGTGCCTTCGTCGCGAGCCTCACCGGCACGGCCCTGGAGTGGTACGACTTCGCCGTCTACTCAGCCGCCGCGGCCCTGGTGTTCGGTGATCTGTTCTTCCCCTCGGAAGACCCGCTCACCGGCACGCTTCTGGCGTTCTCCACGTACGCGGTCGGCTACCTCTCCCGCCCGCTCGGCGGATTCGTCTTCGGCCGGCTCGGCGACGTGATCGGCCGCAAGAAGGTGCTGATCGCCACACTCGTCCTGATCGGCGTGGCCACCTTCCTGATCGGCCTGCTGCCCGCCTACGGGACGATCGGCGTGGCCGCGCCGATCGCGCTGGTCGTGCTGCGCTTCGCCCAGGGCGTCGGCGTCGGCGGCGAGTGGGGCGGCGCCGTACTGCTGTCCAGCGAGTTCGGCGACCCGCGCCGCCGGGGCTTCTACGCCTCGGCCGCCCAGGTGGGCCCGCCCGCGGGCAACCTGCTCGCCAACGGTGTGCTCGCCGCCCTCGGCGCACTGCTGACCGAGGCGCAGTTCGAGTCGTGGGGCTGGCGTGTGGCGTTCCTCCTGTCCGGCGTACTGGTCGCCTTCGGGCTGTGGATCCGGGCCAAGCTGGAGGAGACCCCGGTCTTCAAGGCGATGGAAGCCGAGAAGTCCCGGCCCGAGGCCCCCATCCGCGAGGTCTTCACCACCCAGCCCCGCGCCCTCACCGCCGCGATCCTGTGCCGGGTCGGCCCCGACGTGCTGTACGCCATGTTCACCGTCTTCGTGCTGACCTACGCCACCCAGGAACTCGACATGTCGCGCGGCTCGGCCCTCACGGCCGTCCTCATCGGCTCCTCGGTCCAGGTCTTCCTGATGCCGCTGGCCGGCGCGCTCTCCGACCGCGTCAACCGCCGCCTGCTCTACGGCGTTTCAGCGATCGCCGCCGCAGTGTGGCCGTTCGTGTTCTTCCCGATGGCAGCCGGCGGTTCCTGGCCGCTGCTCGCCACCGGAGTCGTCGTCGCCCTGGTGATCCACTGCTGTCTCTACGGACCGCAGGCCGCCTTCATCGCCGAGCAGTTCTCGCCCCGGCTGCGCTACACCGGCTCCTCGCTGGCCTACACCCTGGCCGGGATCATCGGCGGCGCCATCGCCCCGCTCCTGTTCACCACCCTGCTGAGCGCCTACGACAGCTGGGTGCCGCTGGCCGTCTACATCGCCCTCGCCGCGGCGGTCTCCGTGGTGGGCGTCCTCCTGGGCCGCGACCCCGACGCCGCCGTAGAGGAGGACGCACAGCTGGCCGCACCGAAGCCCGGGACCCCGGCGGACGCCCCTCTCCCCCACTGA